In uncultured Ilyobacter sp., a genomic segment contains:
- a CDS encoding DUF1622 domain-containing protein, whose amino-acid sequence MMHEFISFINNIIINICQFLATIVIFFGVINSVIIYSKDFFLRRHNFGAMKRSRLEIGNSFSLGLSFLIGASILKTILAPTWTDIGKLAATILIRTFLNYFLLRDIESIFEKPKADKDMKEDK is encoded by the coding sequence ATGATGCATGAATTTATAAGTTTTATAAACAATATAATTATAAATATTTGCCAGTTTTTAGCCACTATTGTAATTTTTTTTGGAGTGATTAATTCGGTTATCATATATTCAAAAGATTTTTTTCTTAGAAGACACAACTTTGGTGCTATGAAAAGAAGCAGGCTGGAAATAGGTAACTCCTTTTCCCTGGGACTATCTTTTCTCATAGGTGCAAGTATACTAAAGACTATATTGGCACCGACTTGGACAGATATAGGTAAGCTTGCGGCGACAATACTGATAAGAACATTTTTAAATTATTTTTTACTGAGAGATATTGAAAGTATATTTGAAAAGCCAAAAGCGGATAAAGATATGAAGGAGGACAAGTAA
- a CDS encoding heavy metal translocating P-type ATPase: MNKKFKIDGISCQACVARIEKAVGKIKGVDSASVNSVSEILTVEADEKEVSTEDIKKIVSDLGYGIEEKVKELSKSTVKIGGMTCQACVKRVERAVNKINGVSEGSVNLATEKLSVSFDGEAVDLDEIKKAIIDAGYSIEEENKISSVTLSIEGMTCQSCVSRIEKKTSEMPGVEKISVNLATEKAVVDYRKNELKLSEIVKFINELGYKAVKEEKVKDFDADKKQKDLDDEWKKFIIAILFAFPVFYISMGHMMGMPIPGIINPENNPMAFALIQLLLSIPVIAIGKRFYVTGIKLLFKLSPNMDSLIAMGTGAAVIYSLYGTYMIGSGNVEYVHVLYYESAVVILALIMLGKYLENVSKGRTSEAIKKLMGLQPKKASLMKNGEIVEVDIEDVEKGDVLLVKPGESIPVDGEVVDGITSVDESMLTGESIPVEKTLGSKVVGASINKNGSIKIEATAVGSDTALAKIVKLVEDAQGSKAPIARMADVISGYFVPVVIGIATISAITWYVLGTTGKVDLSATPGIFSLSIFIAVLVIACPCSLGLATPTAIMVGTGKGAEYGILIKGGEALEMAHRIDTVVFDKTGTITEGKPKLTDVISSGDLQDDELLRLAASAELHSEHPLGDAIVEGAKEKGLKLAEIEKFNSITGMGIEALVEGKNILVGNQKLMKTKGIDVKFTPEEDQLSKEGKTLMLMAADGKFQGVLAVADTVKKTSKEAVKILKEMGLKVAMITGDNALTAEAIAKEVGIDIVLSEVMPEDKSIEVKRLQKEGVRVAMVGDGINDAPALAQSDVGIAIGSGTDVAIESADIVLMKSDIKDVASAIQLSHATMRNIKQNLFWAFAYNSMGIPVAAGALYLITGHLLNPMIAGAAMAMSSVSVVTNALRLRFFKPKF; the protein is encoded by the coding sequence GTGAATAAAAAATTTAAAATAGATGGAATAAGCTGTCAGGCATGTGTGGCTAGGATAGAAAAAGCAGTTGGAAAAATAAAAGGAGTAGATTCTGCATCTGTAAATTCTGTTTCTGAAATACTTACAGTTGAAGCTGATGAAAAAGAGGTGTCAACAGAAGATATAAAAAAGATTGTATCTGACCTGGGATACGGCATAGAGGAAAAAGTCAAAGAACTCAGCAAGTCAACAGTTAAAATTGGAGGAATGACATGCCAGGCCTGTGTGAAAAGAGTAGAAAGAGCGGTGAATAAAATAAACGGAGTCTCAGAGGGGAGTGTAAACCTCGCTACAGAAAAGCTTTCAGTTAGTTTTGACGGTGAGGCTGTGGATTTAGACGAGATAAAAAAAGCTATCATAGATGCGGGATACAGCATTGAGGAAGAGAACAAAATAAGCAGTGTGACTCTAAGTATAGAGGGGATGACCTGTCAAAGCTGTGTATCTAGGATAGAGAAAAAAACATCCGAAATGCCGGGAGTAGAAAAGATAAGCGTAAATCTAGCCACAGAAAAGGCTGTGGTTGACTATAGAAAGAATGAACTGAAACTTTCAGAAATTGTGAAGTTCATAAATGAATTGGGATATAAGGCAGTAAAAGAGGAAAAAGTTAAGGATTTTGATGCTGATAAAAAGCAGAAAGATCTAGATGATGAATGGAAAAAATTTATTATAGCTATATTGTTTGCCTTTCCTGTTTTTTATATATCCATGGGTCACATGATGGGAATGCCCATACCAGGGATTATAAATCCTGAGAATAATCCTATGGCTTTCGCTTTGATACAACTGCTTCTTTCTATTCCGGTAATAGCGATAGGAAAACGCTTTTATGTGACAGGAATAAAACTTCTTTTTAAACTTTCACCTAACATGGACTCCCTTATCGCTATGGGAACAGGAGCTGCAGTAATATATAGCTTGTACGGAACTTATATGATAGGCAGTGGGAATGTGGAATATGTTCATGTACTTTATTATGAATCTGCCGTTGTGATCCTTGCTCTTATTATGCTGGGGAAGTATCTGGAAAATGTAAGCAAGGGGAGAACCTCAGAAGCCATAAAAAAACTCATGGGTCTGCAGCCTAAAAAGGCCAGTCTAATGAAGAATGGTGAGATCGTGGAAGTAGATATAGAGGACGTGGAAAAAGGAGATGTTCTGTTAGTAAAACCCGGTGAAAGTATCCCAGTAGATGGTGAGGTAGTTGATGGGATTACTAGTGTAGATGAGTCAATGCTCACAGGTGAAAGCATTCCAGTGGAAAAAACACTGGGATCAAAGGTCGTTGGGGCTAGTATAAATAAAAACGGAAGCATAAAGATAGAGGCAACTGCAGTGGGATCTGATACTGCGTTGGCAAAGATTGTAAAGCTTGTGGAAGATGCCCAGGGGTCAAAGGCTCCTATTGCAAGGATGGCAGATGTCATATCAGGGTATTTTGTTCCAGTAGTCATAGGAATAGCTACAATATCAGCCATCACATGGTATGTTCTAGGAACAACAGGAAAAGTGGATCTTTCAGCAACGCCGGGAATATTTTCTCTGAGTATATTCATAGCCGTACTAGTAATAGCATGTCCTTGCTCTTTAGGACTTGCCACTCCCACTGCTATCATGGTAGGGACTGGAAAGGGAGCGGAATACGGAATCCTAATAAAAGGCGGCGAAGCTCTGGAAATGGCTCACAGGATAGATACAGTGGTTTTTGATAAGACGGGAACTATAACAGAAGGAAAGCCAAAACTGACTGATGTTATAAGCTCAGGAGACCTTCAAGATGATGAATTATTGAGACTGGCGGCCTCAGCAGAACTTCATTCGGAACATCCTCTAGGAGACGCAATAGTGGAAGGGGCTAAAGAGAAGGGGTTAAAACTTGCAGAGATAGAAAAATTTAATTCTATAACAGGAATGGGTATAGAGGCTCTGGTAGAGGGAAAAAATATCCTGGTGGGGAATCAAAAGCTAATGAAAACCAAGGGAATAGATGTAAAGTTTACCCCTGAAGAAGATCAGTTGTCAAAAGAGGGAAAGACTCTCATGCTAATGGCAGCAGATGGCAAGTTTCAGGGAGTATTGGCAGTGGCTGACACTGTTAAAAAGACATCTAAAGAGGCAGTTAAAATCCTAAAAGAAATGGGGCTAAAAGTGGCCATGATAACAGGAGACAACGCCCTTACTGCTGAGGCGATAGCAAAAGAGGTGGGGATAGATATAGTACTGTCAGAAGTCATGCCAGAAGATAAGTCTATAGAGGTGAAAAGACTTCAGAAAGAGGGAGTGAGAGTCGCTATGGTAGGTGACGGAATAAATGATGCCCCTGCACTGGCACAGTCAGATGTGGGAATAGCCATAGGAAGCGGAACAGATGTAGCCATAGAAAGTGCAGATATTGTTCTCATGAAAAGTGACATTAAAGATGTGGCTTCTGCAATACAGCTAAGTCATGCTACAATGAGAAATATAAAGCAGAATCTTTTCTGGGCATTTGCTTATAACAGTATGGGAATACCTGTAGCTGCAGGGGCTCTATATCTTATCACCGGGCATCTTCTGAATCCAATGATAGCAGGTGCAGCCATGGCCATGAGTTCGGTATCTGTTGTGACCAATGCCTTAAGACTTAGATTTTTTAAACCTAAATTTTGA
- a CDS encoding response regulator transcription factor translates to MKKILVVEDEWKMRRLIKDYLVKEGYQVDEAGDGMQAVEMFQEGVYDLVILDIMLPKMDGWSVCREIRRESMVPVIMLTARSEENDQIFGFELEADEYITKPFNPRLLVARIKAIFRRAGKPDKISRGDIEIDEGSRKVEIKGEAVELTSKEFEMLLYFVQNRGIALSREKILNSVWGWDYFGDVRTVDTHVKRLRKKIGDVYIQTIRGFGYRFEEG, encoded by the coding sequence ATGAAAAAGATACTTGTGGTGGAAGATGAATGGAAGATGCGAAGGTTAATAAAAGATTATCTGGTAAAAGAGGGCTATCAAGTCGACGAGGCAGGAGACGGGATGCAGGCAGTTGAAATGTTTCAAGAGGGAGTGTATGATCTAGTAATACTAGATATAATGCTTCCGAAAATGGACGGATGGAGTGTATGTCGAGAAATAAGAAGAGAGTCGATGGTTCCTGTTATAATGCTTACAGCACGTAGCGAGGAAAATGATCAGATTTTTGGATTTGAGCTGGAAGCCGATGAGTATATAACTAAACCCTTTAATCCTAGACTTCTTGTGGCGAGGATAAAAGCTATATTCAGAAGAGCTGGTAAACCTGATAAAATAAGCCGGGGAGATATAGAGATAGATGAAGGCAGCAGAAAAGTAGAGATAAAAGGCGAAGCGGTAGAGTTAACTTCTAAGGAGTTTGAAATGCTGCTTTATTTCGTTCAGAATAGAGGTATTGCTCTTTCTAGAGAAAAGATACTGAACTCTGTATGGGGCTGGGATTATTTTGGAGATGTGAGAACGGTGGATACCCATGTGAAAAGGTTGAGGAAAAAAATAGGAGATGTATATATCCAGACAATAAGAGGATTTGGCTATCGTTTTGAGGAGGGATAA
- a CDS encoding metal-sensitive transcriptional regulator, with amino-acid sequence MDEKECCQVRNAHHSAEFKKKLNNRLNRIEGQIRGIKRMVDEDVYCDDILNQVASIKSAMDGVAKELLEAHMKSCVADQIREGRDEVIEELFYTIKKLLK; translated from the coding sequence ATGGACGAAAAAGAATGTTGTCAGGTGAGGAATGCTCATCACTCGGCAGAATTCAAGAAAAAACTAAATAACAGGCTGAATCGTATAGAGGGGCAGATAAGAGGAATAAAGAGAATGGTAGATGAAGATGTGTATTGCGATGACATACTAAATCAGGTGGCTTCTATAAAATCTGCTATGGACGGGGTGGCAAAAGAACTTTTGGAAGCTCATATGAAAAGCTGTGTAGCAGACCAGATAAGAGAGGGGCGTGACGAGGTTATAGAGGAGTTATTTTATACAATAAAAAAACTTCTCAAGTAA